The Caloenas nicobarica isolate bCalNic1 chromosome Z, bCalNic1.hap1, whole genome shotgun sequence genome has a segment encoding these proteins:
- the TOMM5 gene encoding mitochondrial import receptor subunit TOM5 homolog gives MFRIEGLGPKLDPEELRRRMRRDVLTSVRNFLIYVALLRITPFILKKLDSI, from the exons ATGTTCCGCATCGAGGGCCTGGGCCCCAAGCTGGACCCCGAGGAGCTGCGGAGGAGGATGCGGCGCGACGTGCTCACCTCCGTCCGCAACTTCCTCATCTACGTCGCGCTGCTGCGGATCA ctcCTTTCATCCTGAAGAAGCTGGACAGTATATGA